A part of Scophthalmus maximus strain ysfricsl-2021 chromosome 20, ASM2237912v1, whole genome shotgun sequence genomic DNA contains:
- the LOC118285400 gene encoding apelin receptor B-like encodes MDQADGVYEYYDYGETENSTMCDYSEWTPSYSVIPVLYMLIFILGLSGNGVVIFTVWRAQGKRRAADVYIGNLALADLTFVVTLPLWAVYTAMGYHWPFGPALCKVSSYVVLLNMYASVFCLTCMSFDRYLAIVHSLSSTQLRSRGHTRGCLVAIWLLSGLLAAPTLLFRTTKYDLASNRTSCAMDFGLVMSSKEQENLWIAGLSISSSALGFLLPFMAMMVCYGFIGCTVTRHFNTLRKEDQRKRRLLKIITTLVVVFGACWMPFHVVKSADALSYLDLFPATCAFLRFLLLAHPYATCLAYINSCLNPFLYAFFDLRFRSQCLCLLNLKKSLHASPAGSLSSQKTEAQSLATKV; translated from the coding sequence atggacCAGGCTGATGGTGTGTACGAGTACTATGACTACGGGGAGACGGAGAACTCCACCATGTGTGACTACTCCGAGTGGACGCCGTCGTACTCCGTCATCCCCGTGCTCTACAtgctcatcttcatcctcgGTCTCTCTGGCAACGGGGTGGTCATCTTCACCGTGTGGAGGGCCCAGGGGAAGCGCAGAGCTGCGGACGTCTACATCGGCAACCTGGCGCTGGCCGACCTCACCTTCGTGGTCACGCTGCCCCTGTGGGCCGTCTACACGGCCATGGGCTACCACTGGCCCTTCGGGCCGGCCCTGTGCAAGGTCAGCAGCTACGTGGTCCTGCTCAACATGTACGCCAGCGTCTTCTGCCTCACCTGCATGAGCTTCGACCGCTACCTGGCCATCGTGCACTCGCTGTCCAGCACGCAGCTGCGCTCCCGCGGCCACACGCGGGGCTGCCTCGTCGCCATCTGGCTGCTGTCGGGGCTCCTGGCCGCGCCGACTCTCCTCTTCCGCACCACCAAGTACGACCTGGCCAGCAACCGCACGTCGTGCGCCATGGACTTCGGCCTGGTGATGTCGAGCAAAGAGCAGGAGAACCTGTGGATCGCCGGCCTCAGCATCTCCTCCTCGGCGCTGGGCTTCCTCCTGCCCTTCATGGCGATGATGGTGTGCTACGGCTTCATCGGCTGCACCGTCACCCGCCACTTCAACACGCTGCGCAAGGAGGACCAGCGCAAGAGGAGGCTGCTGAAGATCATCACCACCCTGGTGGTGGTGTTCGGCGCCTGCTGGATGCCCTTCCACGTGGTGAAGAGCGCCGACGCGCTCTCCTACCTGGACCTGTTCCCCGCCACCTGTGCCTTCCTGcgcttcctgctgctggcccACCCTTACGCCACCTGCCTGGCCTACATCAACAGCTGCCTCAACCCCTTCCTCTACGCCTTCTTCGACCTGCGCTTCAGGTCCCAGTGCCTGTGCCTCCTCAACCTGAAGAAGTCGCTGCACGCCAGCCCCGCCGGCTCCCTGTCCTCCCAGAAGACAGAGGCCCAGTCCCTGGCCACCAAGGTGTGA
- the nfkbil1 gene encoding NF-kappa-B inhibitor-like protein 1, which produces MASKQQKRVWRYVEEGSLLKLKSYLRKHRDLDVSFSQGKRQRSPLHLACCLGEDAALRLLLKHGADVLQRDHKGDTALHAAANRALKHGRTAYNDLVVPLKNICPEAMRAANTAGVTPQDLLEFMRHSQMGENQSRPAEMDPEKEWQEKLFGECEDEFCETFGVYDADDFLPVDDDEEDFGDWAERIRKEYFVKKNSEAQRLASASSSGRRRTKSKQEREQEEQSRKELHERLQREHEEYLARAARKEEETRLGKKRRYDERCAATFQAGSSAGSTKLSYSDIPWPAPRGTVQEMVDLMLHGIDRKDVPVFRKMLRKQQALWHPDKFAQRCEARLEEKDKKRILDTVTALSQELNRLAQSLRT; this is translated from the exons ATGGCGTCCAAACAACAGAAGCGGGTGTGGAGGTACGTGGAGGAGGGCAGCTTGCTGAAGCTGAAGTCGTACCTCAGGAAGCACCGGGACCTGGATGTGAGCTTCTCCCAGGGCAAGAGGCAGAGGAGCCCGCTGCACCTGGCCTGCTGCCTGGGGGAGGACGCCgcgctgcggctgctgctgaaGCACGGAGCCGACGTCCTCCAGAGGGACCACAAGGGAGACACGGCGCTGCACGCGGCCGCCAACAGGGCCCTCAAGCACGGGAGGACCG catATAATGACCTGGTTGTGCCCCTCAAGAACATCTGTCCAGAGGCTATGAGGGCTGCTAACACTGCTGGAGTCACACCTCAAGACCTGCTGGAGTTCATGAGACATTCACAG ATGGGAGAAAACCAGAGTCGTCCCGCTGAAATGGACCCTGAGAAGGAGTGGCAGGAGAAGCTGTTTGGTGAATGCGAAGATGAATTCTGTGAAACCTTTGGCGTATATGATG ctgatgattttcttcctgttgaTGACGACGAGGAAGATTTTGGGGACTGGGCTGAACGTATTAGGAAAGAATATTTCGTTAAAAAGAACTCTGAAGCTCAACGACTGGCATCGGCATCGTCCTCGGGAAGGAGACGGACAAAGAGTAAAcaagagagggagcaggaagaGCAAAGCCGCAAGGAGCTGCATGAAAGGCTGCAGAGGGAACATGAAGAGTATCTGGCTCGAGCGGCACGTAAAGAGGAAGAGACTCGACTGGGCAAGAAGCGCAGGTACGATGAGAGGTGTGCAGCCACTTTCCAGGCCGGCTCCTCAGCTGGCAGCACAAAGCTGAGCTACAGTGACATCCCCTGGCCGGCTCCCAGAGGTACAGTGCAGGAGATGGTGGATTTGATGCTGCACGGCATCGACCGAAAGGACGTGCCGGTGTTTCGCAAAATGCTTCGGAAGCAGCAGGCGTTGTGGCATCCTGACAAATTTGCTCAGAGATGCGAGGCCCGGTTAGAGGAGAAGGACAAGAAGAGGATCCTCGATACGGTCACAGCTCTGTCACAGGAGCTCAACAGACTGGCTCAGAGTCTGAGGACTTAA